A genomic segment from Luteibacter aegosomatis encodes:
- a CDS encoding DUF2188 domain-containing protein — protein MTRVYEIPYLPESGFRWAVRMDGAVVEYFSSRFEALRAAVNRAAADGGDASIRVEGADGVWRPFGSDAKRPFETSEYAEQRRMLSLVR, from the coding sequence ATGACGCGCGTCTACGAGATTCCCTATCTCCCGGAAAGCGGGTTCCGCTGGGCGGTCCGCATGGACGGCGCCGTGGTCGAATACTTTTCCTCCCGCTTCGAGGCGCTGCGGGCGGCGGTCAACCGTGCGGCGGCCGACGGGGGCGACGCCAGCATCCGCGTTGAGGGTGCCGACGGGGTGTGGCGGCCGTTCGGCAGCGATGCCAAGCGCCCATTCGAGACCTCCGAGTACGCCGAGCAGCGACGGATGCTGTCTCTGGTGCGCTAA
- a CDS encoding S8 family peptidase has protein sequence MNRIKPLGHPLALAVCMSLGLTACGGGGGSRTTRIDTPPPTAPTSPQNPPPTNPSTPTTPDPPPATPQPPVDVQLTATRADVAHAAGAVGAGATIAIVDTGINTDNPTVAGRVKKSLIFVDSSTNNTSVGDVVGHGTVVAEVAAGTSFGYFAGGIAPGASLVSARIIADKAPTDDGSGQGNKVTSAEPLDQINAQVIAQGARIVNNSWEGLYWDAADTAVTASFANAYAAAGKGTLFVFAAGNDGRADPSDVGALPSRAPQLEPGWIVAVALDSNDTNKLASYSDKCGVAKNYCIAAPGAVVALAANATASSPSYQIWSGTSFAAPQVSGAAAVVAGVFPTLDMAAVRQIVLGTADDLGDPGIDAVYGNGRLDVGRAIHGPGRLDFGALSVNVQGADVTFSNDISGAGGLSTTGAGKLVLTSQANSFTGGSDVGGGSALESMGRLPGSVTVETGSLLIAHGDIGGNVVNDGGMQTLETSTHIAGDFRQTATGHLAQLLGAPLIVSGSASLAGEFRLVGAVGGYTPAAHQQVLTAASVNGTFDSFTMASNITLSTTLQYGASEVWLDTSHVSLAQTSQSSMRTSAAAQSSAPRVDAAFAQIDTALASSQGVAMGTLVAAGGLQQSRDMAAAQASLESLSGQLYAASTAVTLAGIEAGNDALMSHLDHHPVGSAWTQSLNDQGGLSRGGFGNVGFNLSGGVAGRDIPVGNDGFAGVAVSQMNSVGQLSGHFDRQRTRGAEGTFYGGVRGANWYGVGRVAYGSFRGDSRRLLRFGDQASFAGGDMDGNYDAAYGEVGYRTQAGAFSLSPFANVQFASIRRDGFAEDGGDGFGLAAGDHTTSRWQAGVGLRASGAWLTAYGKFHLDAKLGWQNAFATRGEVFAARYTGFSQWAPVDGIGLSRHAATMGMNLGWDVSERMQLAMGVDQRFADRDHSRSATASVRLAW, from the coding sequence ATGAATCGTATCAAGCCGTTGGGGCACCCGTTGGCGCTGGCCGTCTGCATGAGCCTTGGCCTGACCGCATGCGGCGGTGGGGGCGGCAGCCGCACCACGCGCATCGACACGCCCCCGCCCACCGCGCCGACCTCGCCACAGAATCCGCCGCCTACCAACCCCTCCACCCCCACCACACCCGATCCGCCGCCGGCCACGCCGCAGCCGCCGGTCGACGTGCAGTTGACCGCCACGCGCGCCGACGTCGCGCACGCAGCGGGGGCGGTCGGTGCGGGCGCGACCATCGCCATCGTGGATACGGGCATCAATACCGACAATCCCACGGTGGCGGGACGGGTGAAGAAGAGCCTGATCTTCGTGGATTCGTCCACGAACAACACGAGCGTGGGCGACGTGGTGGGCCACGGCACCGTGGTGGCGGAGGTGGCGGCGGGTACGTCGTTCGGATATTTCGCCGGCGGCATCGCGCCGGGCGCATCCCTCGTCAGCGCGCGCATCATCGCCGACAAGGCACCCACCGACGACGGCAGCGGGCAGGGCAACAAGGTCACGTCCGCCGAACCGCTGGACCAGATCAATGCCCAGGTGATCGCCCAGGGAGCCCGCATCGTCAACAACTCGTGGGAAGGCCTGTATTGGGATGCGGCCGATACCGCGGTGACCGCGAGCTTCGCCAATGCGTACGCGGCGGCCGGCAAGGGCACGCTGTTCGTCTTCGCCGCGGGTAACGACGGCCGGGCCGATCCGTCCGACGTGGGCGCATTGCCTTCCCGTGCGCCGCAGCTGGAGCCCGGCTGGATCGTCGCGGTGGCGCTGGACAGCAACGACACGAACAAGCTCGCTTCCTATTCGGACAAGTGCGGCGTCGCGAAGAACTACTGCATCGCCGCGCCGGGCGCCGTGGTCGCGCTCGCCGCGAATGCCACCGCGTCGTCGCCGTCTTACCAGATCTGGTCGGGCACGTCGTTCGCCGCGCCGCAGGTGAGCGGCGCGGCCGCCGTGGTCGCCGGCGTGTTTCCCACGCTCGACATGGCGGCGGTGCGCCAGATCGTCCTCGGCACGGCCGACGACCTGGGCGATCCAGGCATCGATGCCGTGTACGGCAACGGCCGCCTCGACGTGGGCAGGGCCATCCATGGCCCGGGGCGCCTGGATTTCGGGGCCCTATCGGTGAACGTGCAGGGCGCGGACGTCACCTTTTCCAACGACATCTCCGGTGCCGGCGGCTTGTCCACCACCGGCGCGGGCAAGCTCGTGCTGACGAGCCAGGCCAACAGCTTCACCGGCGGCAGCGACGTGGGCGGCGGCAGCGCCCTGGAGTCCATGGGCCGGCTGCCCGGGAGCGTGACGGTGGAGACCGGCAGCCTGCTGATCGCCCACGGCGACATCGGCGGCAACGTGGTCAACGACGGCGGCATGCAGACCCTGGAAACCTCCACGCATATCGCGGGCGACTTCAGGCAGACCGCGACCGGTCACCTCGCCCAGCTGCTCGGTGCGCCGTTGATCGTCTCGGGAAGCGCATCGCTGGCGGGCGAATTCCGCCTCGTCGGTGCCGTCGGCGGCTACACGCCGGCCGCGCACCAGCAGGTGCTGACCGCCGCCTCGGTCAACGGCACGTTCGACAGTTTCACGATGGCGAGCAACATCACGCTCTCGACCACCCTGCAGTACGGCGCATCGGAGGTCTGGCTGGATACGTCGCACGTCAGCCTCGCGCAGACCTCGCAATCGTCCATGCGAACCTCCGCAGCCGCGCAGTCGTCGGCGCCGCGCGTCGACGCGGCGTTCGCGCAGATCGATACGGCGCTGGCGTCGTCGCAGGGCGTGGCCATGGGCACGCTCGTGGCGGCCGGCGGTCTCCAGCAGTCGCGCGACATGGCGGCGGCACAGGCTTCGCTCGAATCGCTTTCGGGGCAGCTCTATGCGGCGAGCACGGCGGTCACGCTGGCGGGTATCGAGGCGGGCAACGATGCGCTCATGTCGCACCTGGACCACCACCCTGTCGGCAGCGCGTGGACGCAATCGTTGAACGACCAGGGCGGCCTGAGCCGCGGCGGATTCGGCAACGTCGGTTTCAATCTCTCCGGCGGCGTGGCCGGCCGTGACATCCCGGTCGGCAACGACGGCTTCGCGGGCGTCGCCGTGTCGCAGATGAACAGCGTCGGCCAGTTGTCGGGCCACTTCGACCGCCAGCGCACGCGGGGTGCCGAGGGCACGTTCTACGGCGGTGTGCGCGGCGCGAACTGGTACGGCGTGGGTCGCGTGGCCTACGGCAGCTTCCGCGGCGATTCGCGTCGCCTGCTTCGCTTCGGCGACCAGGCGTCGTTCGCCGGCGGGGACATGGACGGCAACTACGACGCCGCGTACGGTGAAGTCGGCTATCGCACGCAGGCCGGTGCGTTTTCGCTCTCGCCGTTCGCCAACGTGCAGTTCGCGAGCATCCGTCGCGACGGCTTCGCCGAAGACGGCGGCGACGGTTTCGGCCTGGCCGCGGGCGATCACACCACGTCGCGCTGGCAGGCGGGCGTGGGTTTACGCGCCTCGGGCGCCTGGCTCACGGCGTACGGCAAGTTCCATCTCGATGCGAAGCTCGGCTGGCAGAACGCGTTCGCGACCCGGGGGGAGGTGTTCGCGGCCCGCTACACGGGCTTTTCGCAGTGGGCACCCGTGGACGGCATCGGTCTTTCCCGGCATGCGGCCACGATGGGGATGAACCTCGGGTGGGACGTGAGCGAACGCATGCAGCTGGCGATGGGCGTCGACCAGCGGTTCGCGGATCGGGATCACTCCCGTTCGGCGACGGCCAGCGTGCGCCTTGCCTGGTAA
- a CDS encoding carboxyl transferase domain-containing protein has protein sequence MPILTSQIDTRSADFQAASLRLRALTDDLRDTLKRTAEGGGAKAREKHVARGKLLPRERIRALLDPGSPFLEIAPLAAHGMYDGAAPAAGVIAGIGRVMGQEVVVLANDATVKGGTYFPMTVKKHLRAQEVAMENRLPCIYLVDSGGAFLPLQDEVFPDREHFGRIFYNQARMSAQGIAQIAVVMGSCTAGGAYVPAMSDETIIVREQGTIFLGGPPLVKAATGEVVDAEALGGADVHTSISGVADHFAENDAHALAIARDIVGSLNRVKKVPLAVRAPLEPRFAADELYGVIPEDTRRPFDIREVIARIVDDSEFHEFKARYGKTLVTGFAHIHGYPVGIVANNGILFGESAQKGAHFIELCNQRNVPLVFLQNITGFMVGRKYENAGIAKDGAKMVTAVACSHVPKFTVVIGGSFGAGNYAMCGRAYGARFLWMWPNARISVMGGEQAASVLATVRRDGIEAGGGTWSAEEEETFKAPVREQYERQGHPYYASARLWDDGIIDPADTRRVLGLAISASLNAPIEQGRFGVFRM, from the coding sequence ATGCCCATCCTCACCTCGCAGATCGACACCCGCTCGGCCGACTTCCAGGCCGCGAGCCTGCGCCTCCGCGCGCTTACCGACGACCTGCGCGACACGTTGAAACGCACCGCCGAGGGTGGCGGCGCGAAGGCGCGCGAAAAGCACGTCGCGCGCGGCAAGCTGCTGCCGCGCGAGCGCATCCGCGCCCTGCTCGACCCCGGCTCGCCCTTTCTCGAAATCGCGCCGCTCGCCGCGCACGGCATGTACGACGGCGCCGCGCCCGCCGCGGGCGTGATCGCCGGCATCGGCCGCGTCATGGGCCAGGAAGTGGTGGTGCTCGCCAACGACGCCACGGTCAAGGGCGGCACGTATTTCCCGATGACGGTGAAGAAGCACCTTCGCGCGCAGGAAGTGGCGATGGAGAACCGCCTGCCGTGCATCTACCTCGTCGACTCCGGGGGCGCCTTCCTGCCCCTGCAGGACGAGGTGTTTCCCGATCGCGAGCACTTCGGCCGCATTTTCTACAACCAGGCGCGCATGAGCGCGCAGGGCATCGCGCAGATCGCGGTGGTGATGGGCTCGTGCACCGCCGGCGGCGCCTACGTCCCCGCGATGAGCGACGAGACCATCATCGTGCGGGAGCAGGGCACCATCTTCCTCGGCGGCCCGCCGCTGGTGAAGGCGGCCACCGGCGAAGTGGTGGATGCCGAGGCGCTCGGCGGCGCCGACGTGCACACGTCGATATCGGGCGTGGCCGACCACTTCGCCGAGAACGACGCCCACGCGCTCGCGATCGCGCGCGACATCGTCGGTTCGCTCAACCGGGTGAAGAAGGTGCCGCTTGCCGTGCGCGCACCGCTGGAGCCACGCTTCGCGGCGGACGAACTCTACGGCGTGATTCCCGAGGACACGCGCCGCCCGTTCGACATCCGCGAAGTGATCGCGCGGATCGTCGACGATTCCGAATTCCACGAATTCAAGGCGCGCTACGGCAAGACGCTGGTCACGGGCTTCGCCCACATCCACGGCTATCCGGTAGGCATCGTCGCCAACAACGGCATCCTGTTCGGCGAATCGGCGCAGAAGGGCGCCCACTTCATCGAGCTGTGCAACCAGCGCAACGTGCCGCTGGTGTTCCTGCAGAACATCACCGGCTTCATGGTGGGCCGCAAGTACGAGAACGCCGGCATCGCGAAGGACGGCGCGAAGATGGTCACCGCCGTGGCCTGTTCGCACGTGCCGAAGTTCACCGTGGTGATCGGCGGCAGCTTCGGTGCGGGCAACTACGCGATGTGCGGCCGTGCCTACGGCGCCCGATTCCTTTGGATGTGGCCCAATGCGCGCATCAGCGTGATGGGCGGCGAGCAGGCCGCCTCCGTGCTCGCCACCGTGCGCCGCGACGGTATCGAGGCGGGGGGCGGCACCTGGAGCGCGGAAGAAGAAGAAACCTTCAAGGCGCCGGTGCGCGAGCAGTACGAACGCCAGGGCCATCCCTACTACGCCAGCGCCCGCCTCTGGGACGACGGCATCATCGACCCGGCCGACACCCGGCGCGTGCTGGGGCTGGCGATTTCGGCGTCGCTCAATGCGCCGATCGAGCAAGGCAGGTTCGGCGTCTTCCGCATGTAG
- the xseA gene encoding exodeoxyribonuclease VII large subunit: MSDFADNTPHVFTPSGLNRLVRDLLEDALPMGVWIEGELSNVARPSSGHVYFTLKDANAQVRCAMFRMNAMRLRFRPADGMHVLMRAKVGLYEARGEFQLVAEHMEPAGEGALQREFEQLKARLGAEGLFDAERKRSLPAFPRRIGVITSPSGAAVRDVLSVLGRRCGLAEVDVLPVPVQGREAPLAIASMLRRASDSGRYDVLLVTRGGGSLEDLWAFNDEAVARAIHASKVPVVSAVGHEVDFTIADFVADLRAATPSAAAELLVPDGADLERQLHRLRQRMATLMARRLQAAAQRADHWQARLNAQRPQARLARDAQRLESLRRRLLAVMGQTNALRRARLERLETRLAARHPRLRLEPALRRNDELRRRLERAIERKLERSRAHLAQQGRTLHAVSPLATLERGYAIVFDERDAVVRRADDIAIGERVRVMLGEGEMKLSREG, encoded by the coding sequence ATGTCCGACTTCGCCGACAACACGCCCCACGTCTTCACGCCGTCCGGCCTGAACCGGCTGGTGCGCGACCTGCTGGAAGACGCCTTGCCCATGGGCGTGTGGATCGAAGGCGAACTGTCGAACGTCGCACGCCCCTCCTCCGGCCACGTGTATTTCACCCTGAAAGACGCGAACGCCCAGGTGCGCTGCGCCATGTTCCGCATGAACGCCATGCGGCTGCGCTTTCGCCCGGCCGACGGCATGCACGTGCTCATGCGAGCCAAGGTCGGCCTGTACGAGGCGCGCGGCGAATTCCAGCTCGTGGCCGAGCACATGGAGCCGGCCGGCGAAGGTGCACTGCAACGCGAGTTCGAACAGCTGAAGGCACGACTCGGCGCCGAAGGCCTGTTCGATGCCGAACGCAAGCGCTCCCTACCCGCGTTCCCCAGGCGCATCGGCGTCATCACCTCGCCTTCCGGCGCCGCCGTCCGCGACGTACTCAGCGTGCTGGGCCGCCGTTGCGGCCTCGCCGAAGTGGACGTGCTTCCGGTGCCCGTGCAGGGTCGCGAAGCCCCGCTCGCGATCGCTTCGATGCTCCGCCGCGCTTCGGATAGCGGCCGCTACGACGTGCTTCTCGTCACCCGCGGCGGCGGTTCGCTCGAAGACCTCTGGGCCTTCAACGACGAAGCGGTGGCGCGGGCGATCCACGCCAGCAAGGTGCCCGTGGTGTCGGCCGTGGGCCACGAAGTGGACTTCACCATCGCCGATTTCGTCGCCGACCTGCGTGCCGCCACGCCCTCGGCCGCCGCCGAATTGCTGGTGCCCGACGGCGCCGACCTCGAACGGCAACTGCATCGCCTGCGCCAGCGCATGGCCACGCTGATGGCGCGCCGCCTGCAGGCGGCCGCGCAACGCGCGGATCACTGGCAGGCACGTTTGAACGCCCAGCGTCCTCAGGCGCGCCTCGCTCGCGACGCGCAGCGCCTCGAATCCCTGCGCCGTCGCCTGCTGGCCGTCATGGGCCAGACGAACGCGCTGCGCCGCGCCCGCCTCGAACGCCTCGAAACACGCCTGGCGGCCCGTCATCCGCGCTTGCGCCTGGAACCCGCGCTTCGCCGCAACGACGAGCTGCGCCGGCGACTCGAGCGCGCCATCGAGCGCAAGCTCGAACGCTCGCGTGCCCACCTCGCGCAACAAGGTCGCACGTTGCATGCGGTAAGTCCGCTGGCCACCCTCGAGCGAGGCTACGCCATCGTCTTCGACGAGCGGGACGCGGTGGTGCGGCGCGCCGACGACATCGCCATCGGCGAGCGCGTTCGCGTCATGCTCGGCGAAGGCGAAATGAAGCTCAGCCGCGAAGGCTAG
- a CDS encoding aldehyde dehydrogenase family protein has translation MLRKSYPYYLANAAVKGKAKLDVTDKYTGEVATRVALPDASALERAIDAAYRAAVPMRRFRPYQRQAVLEHCVERFRARRDELAYALCVEAGKPIKDAAGEVTRLIETFKIAAEEAVRINGETINLEISERSAGYHGYTRRVPIGPVAFITPFNFPLNLVAHKVAPAIAAGCPFVLKPAERTPLGALIIGEVLAETDLPEGAFSVLPMFGRDAEALVTDPRLKMLSFTGGIVGWDLKAKAGHKKVTLELGGNAACIVDGDQGPRLDAVVDRLVFGAFYQSGQSCISVQRILVHDDLYDELRRRLVAKVQALKAGDPKKKSTFLGPMIDEAAAERLQGWIGEAKDAGAKVLCGGGRKGAMLDATLLEQVPRDAKLQRMEAFGPVALLDRFATFDDALAVVNDSDFGLQAGVFTDDLRHAMRAWDELEQGGVIVNDVPSFRVDNMPYGGTKSSGLGREGVRYAIEDMSDVRLMVIRGD, from the coding sequence ATGCTCCGGAAAAGCTACCCCTACTACCTCGCCAATGCCGCCGTGAAGGGCAAGGCGAAACTCGACGTCACCGACAAGTACACCGGCGAGGTGGCCACCCGCGTGGCGTTGCCGGACGCCTCGGCGCTGGAGCGCGCCATCGACGCCGCATACCGCGCCGCCGTTCCCATGCGGCGCTTCAGGCCCTATCAGCGGCAAGCCGTACTGGAACATTGCGTGGAGCGCTTTCGCGCGCGCCGTGACGAGCTGGCCTACGCGTTGTGCGTGGAAGCGGGCAAGCCGATCAAGGACGCCGCCGGCGAAGTCACCCGCCTCATCGAAACGTTCAAGATCGCCGCCGAAGAAGCCGTCCGCATCAACGGCGAAACGATCAACCTGGAAATCTCCGAGCGCAGCGCGGGATACCACGGTTATACCCGCCGCGTGCCGATCGGCCCGGTGGCCTTCATCACACCGTTCAACTTTCCGCTCAATCTCGTGGCGCACAAGGTGGCGCCGGCGATCGCCGCCGGCTGCCCCTTCGTGCTCAAGCCCGCCGAACGCACGCCATTGGGAGCGCTCATCATCGGCGAAGTGCTCGCCGAGACCGATCTGCCCGAGGGCGCGTTCTCCGTCCTGCCCATGTTCGGTCGCGACGCCGAGGCGCTGGTCACCGATCCTCGCCTGAAGATGCTGTCCTTCACCGGCGGCATCGTCGGCTGGGACCTCAAGGCCAAGGCCGGGCACAAGAAGGTCACGCTGGAACTGGGCGGCAACGCGGCCTGCATCGTCGACGGCGACCAGGGGCCGAGGCTCGATGCCGTGGTGGATCGCCTGGTCTTCGGCGCTTTCTATCAATCGGGCCAGAGCTGCATCAGCGTGCAACGCATCCTCGTGCACGACGACCTCTACGACGAGCTGCGCCGTCGTCTCGTAGCGAAGGTGCAGGCACTCAAGGCAGGCGATCCGAAAAAGAAAAGCACCTTCCTGGGTCCCATGATCGACGAAGCCGCCGCCGAGCGGCTGCAGGGCTGGATCGGGGAAGCGAAGGACGCCGGCGCGAAGGTACTCTGCGGCGGCGGCCGCAAGGGCGCGATGCTCGACGCCACCCTGCTCGAGCAGGTGCCGCGCGATGCGAAACTGCAACGCATGGAGGCCTTCGGTCCCGTCGCGTTGCTCGACCGTTTCGCGACCTTCGACGATGCGCTCGCCGTCGTCAACGATTCCGACTTCGGCCTTCAGGCGGGCGTGTTCACCGATGACCTGCGCCACGCCATGCGTGCGTGGGACGAACTGGAACAGGGCGGCGTCATCGTCAACGACGTACCCAGCTTCCGCGTGGACAACATGCCCTACGGCGGGACGAAATCCTCCGGACTCGGGCGCGAAGGGGTGCGTTACGCCATCGAGGACATGAGCGACGTGAGGCTGATGGTCATCCGCGGCGACTGA
- a CDS encoding thiolase family protein — MSDIVIAGAKRTAIGSFLGQFTGVPTPELGSVAIKAALEQSGIAPADVSEVIMGCVLPANLGQAPARQASLKAGLPVAVGCTTVNKVCGSGMKALMLGHDLIKAGSASIVVAGGMESMTNAPHMVNARTGIRYGDGQLVDHMAWDGLTNPYDGKAMGVFGEQCADKYHFSREEQDAFAIASVERAKAAQASGAFANEIVPVTVQGRKGPQAFAEDEQPGRSDVAKIPTLRAAFRKENGTITAASSSSISDGAAALVLLSADDAKARGVTPLARIVAHATHSQEPEWFTTAPVGAIQKVLDKAGWTVDDLDLVEINEAFAVVPMAAMRELGLPHDKVNVHGGATALGHPIGASGARIVVTLLNALTARGAKRGVAALCIGGGEATAIAIELV, encoded by the coding sequence ATGTCCGACATCGTCATCGCGGGTGCCAAGCGCACCGCCATCGGTTCCTTCCTCGGCCAGTTCACCGGCGTTCCCACGCCGGAACTGGGCTCGGTCGCCATCAAGGCGGCGCTGGAGCAGTCCGGCATCGCCCCGGCCGATGTCAGCGAAGTGATCATGGGCTGCGTCTTGCCCGCCAACCTCGGCCAGGCCCCGGCCCGCCAGGCCTCGCTCAAGGCCGGCCTGCCCGTGGCCGTCGGCTGCACCACCGTCAACAAGGTCTGCGGCTCGGGCATGAAGGCCCTGATGCTCGGCCACGATCTCATCAAGGCCGGCTCGGCCAGCATCGTGGTGGCCGGCGGCATGGAGTCGATGACCAACGCGCCGCACATGGTCAACGCGCGTACCGGCATCCGCTACGGCGACGGCCAGTTGGTCGACCACATGGCCTGGGACGGTCTCACCAACCCGTACGACGGCAAGGCCATGGGCGTTTTCGGCGAGCAATGCGCCGACAAATACCATTTCAGCCGCGAAGAGCAGGATGCCTTCGCCATCGCCTCGGTGGAACGCGCGAAGGCGGCGCAAGCCTCGGGCGCGTTCGCGAACGAAATCGTCCCCGTCACCGTGCAGGGTCGCAAGGGTCCGCAGGCCTTCGCCGAAGACGAACAGCCGGGCCGTTCCGACGTGGCCAAGATCCCCACCCTTCGCGCCGCCTTCCGCAAGGAAAACGGCACCATCACCGCTGCCAGCTCCTCGAGCATCTCCGACGGCGCGGCGGCGCTGGTGCTGCTCTCGGCCGACGACGCCAAGGCCCGTGGCGTGACCCCGCTCGCACGCATCGTGGCCCACGCCACGCATTCGCAGGAGCCGGAGTGGTTCACCACGGCGCCGGTCGGCGCCATCCAGAAGGTGCTCGACAAGGCCGGCTGGACGGTGGACGACCTCGACCTGGTGGAGATCAACGAAGCGTTCGCCGTGGTGCCGATGGCGGCCATGCGCGAGCTCGGCCTGCCGCACGACAAGGTCAACGTGCACGGCGGCGCCACCGCCCTGGGCCACCCGATCGGGGCCAGCGGCGCGCGCATCGTGGTCACTCTTCTCAATGCGTTGACGGCCCGTGGGGCAAAACGTGGTGTCGCCGCGCTGTGCATCGGTGGCGGCGAGGCAACGGCGATCGCCATTGAATTGGTGTGA
- a CDS encoding FAD-containing oxidoreductase yields the protein MSRSFDAIIVGAGQAGPALANRLTAAGRTVAIVERHLVGGTCVNTGCKPTKTLVASAYAAFLARRGADFGVSTGPVGIDMPTVAARARKVILDSRKGNEDWLAGMPGLELIRGHARFVGARDAEGRYTLEVNGESIAARQVFLNVGGRASVPDFPGIDEVDYLTNSTIIPLETVPEHLVVVGGSYIGLEFAQMYRRFGARVTVVEQGPRLVGREDEDVSLEVRAILEAEGIEVRTGACCIRLARHANGVAVGVDCTDGSPEVVGSHVLLAVGRRPNTDDLGLDAAGIAVDDKGYIRVNDRLETSADGVWALGDCNGKGAFTHTAWNDYEIVAANLLDGGDRKVSERILGYALYVDPPLGRVGMSETQARASGRPLLVSRRPMARVGRAVEKGETRGFMKIVADADTRRILGAAILGTSGDEAIHGILDMMNADASIDTLQWAVPIHPTVSELIPTVVGDLKPA from the coding sequence ATGTCCCGCTCGTTCGATGCCATCATCGTCGGGGCCGGGCAGGCCGGCCCGGCCCTCGCCAACCGCCTCACCGCCGCCGGCCGCACGGTCGCCATCGTGGAGCGTCACCTCGTCGGCGGAACCTGCGTCAACACCGGCTGCAAGCCCACCAAGACCCTCGTCGCCAGCGCGTACGCCGCCTTCCTGGCGCGCCGTGGCGCCGATTTCGGCGTGAGCACCGGCCCGGTCGGCATCGACATGCCTACCGTGGCCGCCCGCGCGCGCAAGGTGATCCTCGACTCGCGCAAGGGCAACGAAGACTGGCTGGCGGGCATGCCTGGGCTGGAACTGATTCGCGGGCATGCGCGCTTCGTGGGGGCGCGCGATGCCGAGGGTCGATACACGCTCGAGGTGAACGGCGAATCGATCGCGGCCAGGCAGGTATTCCTCAACGTGGGCGGTCGTGCCAGCGTGCCGGATTTTCCGGGCATCGACGAGGTGGATTATCTCACCAACAGCACCATCATCCCGCTGGAAACCGTGCCGGAGCACCTGGTGGTCGTGGGCGGCAGTTACATCGGACTCGAATTCGCCCAGATGTACCGGCGCTTCGGCGCGAGGGTGACCGTGGTGGAGCAGGGGCCGAGGCTCGTCGGCCGCGAGGACGAGGATGTCAGCCTCGAGGTCCGGGCCATCCTCGAGGCCGAAGGCATCGAGGTGCGTACCGGTGCCTGCTGCATCCGCCTTGCCCGCCACGCGAACGGTGTGGCGGTCGGCGTGGACTGCACGGACGGCAGTCCCGAGGTGGTCGGTTCGCACGTACTGCTCGCCGTGGGTCGCCGCCCGAATACGGACGACCTTGGGCTCGACGCCGCCGGCATCGCCGTTGACGACAAGGGCTATATCCGGGTGAACGACCGCCTCGAAACCAGTGCCGACGGCGTATGGGCGCTGGGCGATTGCAACGGCAAGGGCGCGTTCACGCACACGGCGTGGAACGACTACGAAATCGTCGCCGCCAACCTGCTCGACGGCGGCGACCGCAAGGTGAGCGAACGCATCCTCGGTTATGCGCTTTACGTCGATCCGCCGCTGGGGCGCGTCGGCATGAGCGAAACCCAGGCGCGCGCCAGCGGGCGACCGTTGCTCGTGTCCAGGCGCCCCATGGCGCGCGTCGGTCGGGCGGTGGAGAAGGGCGAAACGAGGGGGTTCATGAAGATCGTGGCCGATGCCGATACCCGGCGCATCCTCGGTGCCGCGATCCTGGGTACCTCGGGCGACGAGGCGATCCACGGTATCCTCGACATGATGAACGCCGATGCGTCGATCGACACGCTGCAATGGGCGGTGCCGATCCATCCGACGGTATCGGAGCTGATTCCCACCGTGGTGGGCGATCTGAAACCGGCCTGA